The following DNA comes from Rosa rugosa chromosome 5, drRosRugo1.1, whole genome shotgun sequence.
GGGTCGTAGCCGGATTATGGCCCAATTATAAActcggttggaggcccaaccaaccgatacTGAGATCTTGGTATACCGACTTTTGTGGTCGGTAATGGGAGAAGATTTTATGTACCAAATTAATCTGGTACGGTAGGCGGTTTTGGGCCTGCAGCTCCGGTAccgaaccgaacccacccctaataGTTTGATAGTTCCATTCCAGATGACCCGTATGTTTTGACCAAAAAACAACCTAAACCTGACTGTTTTTTGAGAGAAACCTAAACCTGACTTGACTATCCAAAAAAGCGAATAACGTAAAAGAATtaaaactaaaaaccaaaacaaaaatcagaaatgaCAAGAGAGAATGGACCCAGTTGCAACTGAAATAGGAGGGTCTAGCAAAATTAGGGGAAATACggcaaaatatataaataagagaaggagaaggataaaaaaaaaaaaaaaaacaaatagtgAGTCTGACTCTGACATCCTTAATTGTAGGTGAAATCAGAAAAACAACAAAGGAGGGAGACGTTTCATCGTCTCATCAATTCTCTTCTCATCCCATCTCGCCGGAACATCTGCAAAATATTATTCTAGAATTCAACAAAAACGTATACATCGATTTCACCTAACTAGCTTTACCATACTTTGCGATTTTCTTCATACATTCAACGTTCTCTCCTCTCACCTTGGAATATACCCCAATTCTCATCTTCTATATATTTggatgtagagagagagagagagagccataTCATCATCAGATTCTGATTGACAGAAGAAGGAAGATTCGGAAAGCCAGGTTCTTTCTGTTGTTTGATGCAAATTATGCGGCGGCAGATCAACTGAATTTGATCAGCGATCCCGTAAAAAGCTTCAATCTTGAATACAAAGATTGAATTTTTAATACAAAGATTAATTCAatgtcgtcttcttcttcttcttcttatacAATGTGTCTTCCCAATTCGCATTTCCAATCTTCTTCGAATTCggattctcctcctcctcttaaTTTGAGTGCCGCCGGCGCCGGATACATAGAACATGCCGTCACCAAATACGACACGCTCGCCGGGGTCGCCATCAAATACGGCGTCGAGGTACCTTAATCTCAATTATCATTTCATTTATATGCGTGAATGAATGGAGGCATTGCTGGGTTGTTACCCTTTCTTTGTTTCATTCAATGTTTTTGGAATAGATAGCATTGCTTGCGTctaattgattgtttgaaggatatataaaaaaaaaaaaaaaaaaaaaaatattggtgTGGTGAATATGCAGGTGACAGATATCAGAAAGATGAATGGCCTGGTTACCGATCATCAAATGTTTGCCCTCAGATTTCTTCACATTCCACTACCTGGGAGGCATCCTCCATCCCCTTGTTTATCAAATGGTTCACCAGGGTACGTAATTCCTTCTATGCCCTTTATCCTATTCTAGTTTCTATTTGTTTCTTACCTGCGTTTTGTTCTTAACATTAGAGATTACCATAGGCCCATAGGGAATAGGGAGTAGAAGACAGTATACAAGAAGCTGCTTATTCTTGTTTAGTGGAATTGTGGGATccattttctttgcttttatgaTGGATTTGGGGTTTGAAAAGTAGATATCAGGACTCAACTTTAGGTCATTGCCGTATCCATAATCACAATTCATGAATCAAGTCATCCAACTTATGTAGTTGCACGCAGAGATGGAGAGCACTAGGATCTGGAATGAAATGCATTTCTGGTTTGGGAGCATCTTTCCATCTTGCTCTACTTTTTCTGTCTAAAGAGTTCATTTGCCATTCTATTGTCAAATTCCAGATGTTGCTTCCTTTTTGAAAGGGACAGCAGCCAGCTGGTTCATAAAGTTTATCCTCTCAGCGATGCAGATTTAGGTGATTTATGGTTTAACTAGCTACtgtattttctttatttcttataCTATTATGGTTCCCAGCAAAGCATACATGCCATCTTTTAAGGGTTATTTGgttttgcgtttttagtttacCACTACCGTTAAAACGTGCGTCACTTAATGGTTTAACACTTTGAAGTGGATGATACTCATTTCTACTCCTGGTATTTTGTGGTCTTTGGTTCACTTATGGCTTAGAGTgttgatctttttttttcctcaggAGCCAGAGTAGTTCAGAGAGGTCTCCCAGAGTTACTCCTCGGAAAGCCTCCCAGGCAATGAACTCTTTACAAAGTTATTATGGGCTGAAAACAAGAAATCAGAACTCTATCAAAAGGGAGATTCTTGAAATGGCCCTCTACAAAAAGGAAGGCTCCCATTATTTAGAAGATGGGTCCTTACTTGGAGCCTCACCTTTCAGCCTTTGTAGAAAGTCAAGAAGCTTAGTTAAGTTGGATGAGAATCATGAACTTTCTGATTCTGTGCCTAGTACAGAAACTAGAGAAGGCGACTCTGATCAGTTGGGAAAAAGGATTAGACGGCGCCAGAAATCTGAAGCTGACTTTTGTCGCACCCCTGAGATGCTGTTGGAAAATAACACTACCAGTGGCGGGTTTTCAGCCACAGCAATTACAGGGAAGTGCTTGGCCCTCAGACCAAAAGCAGCAGCCAATCGAATTGCTGATGTTGAAACTGGTGGGTTGAACCCTACTCCAGTAGGTCTTGGTGATTCTTTTATGGCATCAGATGGGTCTGGAGTGAGGAAGTCGTCAAGCACATCAAATTTGCAGGATCATGAATCTAGCTGTTCTGCATCAATCTGGTCAGCATCTAAATGGAGTTTGAAGCCAGATTTACAAGCGTTTTCAACTGCAGCCATTACAAAACCCATATTTGATGGCTTGCCTAAGCCTATGGTTGGTCGACGAAACAAAGCCGCGCTTGATTAATTCATTTGATTCTTCTTTCGATTCATTGCCATTTTGATCGATAACTTGTCGCTTCATCCATTACCAGCTCTCAAGGAGGAACAACGAGAAAGCGGGAAAAGATTTGAACTCCGATACATCATTAATCATTGACGTATACGGGAGGTTCCGATCCTATCTAGTGGAAAAGAGTTCCATGATTCCATAGCAGTTCAAGTCCCTAGGCATGTAGAAATGATCGGAGAAGCAAACTGTTACATGTGCAGTTTGAACACTGTATTAGATACTACTAGTTAGAAAATTGTAAGGATTTGGAACATGCTGGCCGTTCACATAGGATGTATATTACTTCCGGCTCCCCTTAGATTTTACAAAAGGTTGTATTTTTATACTAACTAACCATTCTTTCGGGGAACGTCTTGTATATACTTATATTTTTATGGAGAGACATGGAGCATTTGCTAGACAGACCCTTGTACTAATATTGTTGAATTGTCTTTCCCTTCTTCCTCAGATGTTGTGTCGTTGTATAAGTTTCATAGTAGATAatctattattaagagaagaggctttgttagccaaaattgaaaattttgacagatttatccctgaaagattaaaaaactttgagaataaattaaatcagaATGATAAAtaagacaattataaaatagatttttattaagaaaattaaaaagaaatgattccacaacccccacttttctctcccactattttctatCTGCAATAACTTCCAGTGAATCTATTTTTTCTGCAATAACTGGCCAccttttaaaacaaaaaaacaaaaaaattcgtacacatgcagagcatgtgattgcagacaCGTATTAATAAATACGTGTCATACCTAAGATGTTGAGAACCCTCTTCCATTATATTATCTCGTATGTTGTTAAAATCAATTTTTGTTGTTATAGATAATTCTCAAACATGGTTGGTCGTTAACAGTGAATCCGACTAGGAGAGCAGGGTTTTCTTTGGTTGGTTTGAGGGCGGTGGTGGCGGGAAATCTCTCCGACGTGCCTCTCTgatttttgtgttttgttttctcCTCGTTCTAGGGGTTGATCTAACTGTTGGATAGTCGGTACTTCCAGTGTCATTTCGATTGTTGTACCAGTGTCTTCAAGATCAGGGGGGATATTGATGCTGCGTTTGGCGGCGGCGACGAAGTACCCTACGACGACGGCTGCAGGTCAGTGGTGGAAGATGGTCTAGCTGGGCCGCTTGGGCATCAAATTGGGCTGTTTTTTTGCTTTGATCTGGTACCCTATGGccttttagttttcttttacttttaGTGCCAAGGGTCAACTGGAAGTGTGTTACACAGCTAGGCGGTGTGTTGCTTTTTGCATGCTTCTTTAATCTGTTCTTGTTCCTTATGGGTCCTGGCTTTCGTGAGTTGAACTCATAATTTCTCACTTATAAAGGAAAAATTATGCCGCTAGATCAAATGGTACCGGGCACTTTCGGACGTGACTTGATAAAATATTTTTGGAAATAATTTTGATTAGAGAAAGAAAATCAAAAGTATTGTGGGCCGAGTGTTAAAATTGGGGTCCGATCCCTATGTGAAGCCCAAACCCAATCCGTTAGTAAAGTTCTCCCTCTCATCGGTCTTTGCTGTCACAAGAAGCAGGTGATGCTGATATGGCCATGACTTGGAAGCTCCTGAAGCAACTCCGACCACCACCGCCTCTGCCTCTGCGAGCCTCCTCCGTCGATTCCACCGCCTCAAAACCTTCACTCTCCCTCGCCGTCGTCTCTGAACCAGGCAGAGCTCGCTAAGTTCGCCGCCATTGCCGGAACCTGGTGAGAGAAAATTTCTCAGAATCTGTGCCTTTTTAGCTCTGAATTTTGCGAAATTAAATTGTTTGATGAAAAAGGTGGGATTCTGAAGGACCATTCAAACCTTTGCATGCCATGAATCCTACAAGACTCGCCTTCATTCGCTCCACCACGCTGTGTCGTCATTTCAGGCTCTAGTTATAAGTTTAGTGAATATCAAAAATGAGTAGAATTAAGAACCATGCTTTCAAACATTCATCAGGAGAAAGTGATGCTTTTCTGTGTTTCTTATTTTTGTACGTGTTTTCTGATTTGATTTCAGGAGGGATCCATTATCTGCTAGGCCCTTTGAAGGGCTCAAGTTTCTTGATGTTGGCTGTGGTGGTGGAATTCTGTCTGAGGTAtcatctttctttaattttctgttttaaAGAAAGCACACCTCTAGTTTCAAATTAGTCATTTAGCCATTTTTGGCAATGGGGATCAAATTTAGTTTGGCAAATGCCAACTAGTACTACTGGTGTTGTCTGGCTGAACTTGTCTATGGTAGACACATTGTTCTCCATGATATTGGCATACTATCATCCTTTTAGGGCATGTGATGTTTATTAAATAGTTCTCTGTCTAGCTGCATTATTTCTCTTTACGGCATATGGACCACTCTGTTTGATTCCAATTAATCTACTTGCATTTTGTTCGTCTATTATGTGTCATTGTTTTGGTTGAACATCTAAAATAGCTTGGATCAACTACTTTGTTTGTGGTTATTGTGTAACTGATGAACTGATAGTTTACCTCATAAGTGTAATTGGTCAAGGGGTGATGTTAATCTTTAACCGTCTTCAGCCTTTAGCACGGATGGGAGCTTCTGTAACGGGAGTTGATGCTGTTGATAAAAATATCAAGATAGCTCGCCTTCATGCTGTATGGACATTCTCTTGAACCGTAACCCTTAATTTTATGGTTTGAGTAATTCTGGTGTTCAAGTGACTTTTTGTATACATTAAGATGTTTCTAAACATTAGTCATTAACACAGGACTTGGATCCGGTGACCTCAAGCATTGAATATCATTGCACAACAGCTGATACGTCCTATTCGAGTTCATAGTCTGTTTGGCAAAGTTTCTGGTTATGTCAATACTATTGTGCACACAATTGTAATTAATCTCTTGTGTAATTTTGGAATGCATGGCTATCCCCCATTAACGAACATAATTAGTGCCTTATTTTGATGTGCATAATTTGTTACCTATAATGTAGTCAAATCTGGTAAAGTAATGAGTAATGCCCAACTGATAAGTGATAACCACATAATATATGTTTTCTGTTTGACATGTCCCTATGATATAACTGCTATTATGATTCTTTTGTGGCCTCCTATTTGgtatcaatttttattttttggtggtAAAAGATCAAACGGTTTTGATATTCAAATTTATACTTAACCTGATTTTGTAATTATATTTATGATTGCTATCATTTAGTAAGTATTCTTTAGTTCCAgtacctttttcttttcttaaactCAAGGCTTCTGATTTTCAATCATGCACAGAAAAGCTAGTCTAGGAGCAGAGGAGTTTTGATGCTGTGTTTGCTTTAGAGGTATGTTCTTGCATGTACgcacattttttttattttttattgcatTCAGATTATCTTGGATTTATGTCCATTTTTTGTGTAAATTGATTATTACTTTAGGTAATTGAGCACGTGGCAAATCCTGCTGAGTTCTGCAAATCTCTGTCTGCCTTAACTGTTCCTGATGGAGCTACCGTGATTTCAACTATTAACCGTTCTATGAGAGCATATGCTACTGCAATTGTTGCTGCCGAGTATCTCCTCCATTGGGTATCTATCTATTCCTTTACTTCTGCTGAAGTTGACTAACCATACAGCATCTTTTGCTTTCCTTTAAATTGGTCATGCTTCATGTGGTGTTCTAGTCTTAAATGTATTCCTcgattgtttgtgaatttctgATTATCTTTTTCTTACATTAAGGTATTACAATCTCATTACATTGCTCTAATAAATACTTCTGTACTTAGTTATCTTAGAGATTTCCATAAAATACGTGATGTGTTGTTTTATTAGTTGGTGATCCTCACATTTAGAATATTCTCCTTCTCAAAAACGTCTATAGTGTACGATACATCCATGCAAGTATTGAGTTTCCAAGAGAGCAATCAATATACAAGGATATCAAGAAAGCACATTCTGTTTTGTTCTCTCTATAAAAACATCTCGAATAATAAATTCTGACCCTTTTGCATGGAAGTCATTCAAAAatatttcttattttatttGCTCTTTCCAACATATGAGAAAAAGGACTTCAAAATATGTTGTCAGTGAAACAATATCCACTTTTAAGTTTATAGCTTGGTTAATTGCAAGTAAAACATGTACTGAAGCTATAGAGATGAGTCATATTGAACTTCCTGTGGGTGTGTTATGCTCCGGTTATAGGTTTTTCACTTGTAGATGAATTGATTCTTTTGCAGCTTCCTAAAGGTACACATCAATGGTCCAGTTTCCATACTCCTGAAGAACTAGTCTTGATCCTGGAGCGTGCTTCTATTTCGGTAAACCAAACCCCTTTTATTGGTCGCTCTAATAATTTCTATAATTATAGCCTACTTCTACAACTGCACTGGTTGGTAATTTTGATTGGTGTTTTAATGGTTTTGTCCAGGTCCAAGAGATGGCTGGATTTGCATACAACCCTTTGACAGGAAGATGGTTTATATCTGACGATGTTGGTGTAAACTTTATCGCTTATGGTACCAAAACAGAAACAGTCACTTTGTAAATGCAACCAAATCTTGCCCCCttttgttgtctgaatgaaacttCTTAATCTAGTCTTCACcatgttcttcttcctccctttcCCCTCCATCATCTTTAGTTTCCAAATTCGGAAGAAAGATGTAGGAGACAATTGTACACAAATCATATTGAACAATGATCAGCTGATATCACCCCCTCCCATTACATTGCTTGCAAATCAGATGATCATTTCCATTTTCGAACTCTTACCATGAATGTCACTGCAGCACCCGAGTTTTTATATCAATAATGTTAGTCATCAAATTTGTTCGTAAGAAAAGTATTAGTTCGTTAACTACGTCTGACTTCGCAATAACCAAAGGCAGGACCTGCTTAGTGTGGATCGAAAAATTCCTTGGAGAGTGAAAGGCATCAAGATAATCGTATTATACTACGTGGATAATATTATCCAGATCCTTTTGAGCTTCCTGAGAGGAACAAGTTGCCGTGTCACCGCAGGGCCCCCTCATCATCATATTTTCCCGCTACAATCTTTCTTGTTCGCAATTTTTACCGATTCCACAAATGTCCTAATTCTTGGTAAAAATTGCAACTGAAACAACCGCCGGCGCCGAGTACCGATTCGATCGCCACCTTCGAAATGCCATCATATTCAATAGGGTGGGCAGAAATCGAACCGGAGGtccaaaaccggccgaaccggcccGGAAAACCGGCTCGGGGACCGAACCGGATGAAATAAGGGGGAAAAATGACTTGACCGAACCGGACCAGGTTCATTGAGTAAACCGGCCGGAAAAAACCGAACCGGTCCGGATAATTAATATTATaacttttatttaaattatattagtttttatttaaattaataatatttttaatGCCTGTCTAATTCTTATTGGTTGAAATCAGGTTACACATAGGACATGTTACACCTGATCCCTCTCCTTAGAAGAAAACCCTACACTCTCATTCCTCCTCTCGTCTCTTTCGGCCTCtcatctctatctctctcttttttttttctgaaatgtctcatctctctcttctgGGCTTTGGAGTTTGGAGTTTAAGGAACAAACACCACAACCAGTTCACCGCCAccataccaccaccaccacaccaGCTTTTGAACCCCTCTTATCTTGTGGAAAAGCCAAAGGCCTTAACCACAAAGCTAAAGGGAAAGCCTCTCATCTCTCTCGACAACCACTCTCACACAGCCGCCGACCAACACCTTCGATTTGCACAAAGCCGAGCCCGACTTTCAGCCTACCAGCGCCGCCTACCAACGCCTTCGATCCGCATTTCCGCACAATGTCGAGCCCGACCTTCAGCCTTCGATATGCAATTCTACACAACGCCGCCTACTAAGTACGACGACCAACCACGATGAGAGACGACGCCGACTTGAACTGAAACCGAACCGGGCCGACTTGAACTTCGGGTCACCCGAATTTTTCGGGCCAGCCCATTAACAATCAGTTTTCGGTCCTAAAAGTCTGCCCACCGAAGAATACGGGTTGGATGCGGTTTTGACCCAAAACCGATCCGACCCgacccgcgcccacccctaataTTCGAGCAAATCAAATCGAACAAATTTGCCCTAGCCCCTATTTTGTGATCTCTGCAATTTCTAAATCGGCTCTATGAGAGTCTGAGACTATCACTTGTGTAAATATGTGCTTCGGCTATTGGGCTGGGCATTCACTTCTTTGGTGGTGGGCCTGCGACTCTGTTTAATTGAATccaatttgaaattttcttgcTTTTGGGCCATTTGGCGCCCAgttccggaaaaaaaaaaaaaaaaaaaaggaaaagaacaatCTATAGGGGGTAtattagggcatctccaacctTTTAGTCAAAAGCCGAAGTCATTCTAAAAATTTGACATCCCTAGTATCATTActattcattcatattttgCATCTCCAACCCTCTTTTAGTCAAAAGTCAGAGCCATtttataattttaattattttagataattatttaactacaatatgaatttatatatcatacataataATCTTAGATAATATATCATGGTTTAAAATTTGAttagaaatttttatcttattttttcaattttttttttgtttaaaactACATTACTTTATTATTAGCAGCCGAATTTAATTCGTCGCATTTTTCTGACTATCGGATTAGAAATTAagtaattatatatttattttttaatttttggtatCAATTAATCTTGACATTCCATTTTGAATTGAGTTAATGAGGAGTGAATTAAAACTGCTTATTTTGGATAGTGGAAGATGGGGCCCAGCCTTCTTCCCCTAAGCCATTTTAGCTTTCTACCTTCATTCCTTACTCATTTTGACTCGAGGTATGACTCAAAAGCCATTTTGACACCATTTTGATTTGGGTTGGTGAAACAAAAGCCCCTTaatcattttggtttttgactCCATATCCTAAATCATCTGTACTAAATTTGACAAGATTTCTCTAAGATCATTTTAAAGCACATAATACAAGTTTACAACGGCACATAATCGAGTTGTTGAGCAATGGAACAGTTGAGGAGGGAGATGTTTCATATACATGCAATGTTTTATATTATACATTTGAAGGTTGTCCGGCTGGTTTCAAAAGTTTAGGGAGGAAGGAGTTGCTGTCAATCTGGTGAAATG
Coding sequences within:
- the LOC133710089 gene encoding uncharacterized protein LOC133710089 gives rise to the protein MSSSSSSSYTMCLPNSHFQSSSNSDSPPPLNLSAAGAGYIEHAVTKYDTLAGVAIKYGVEVTDIRKMNGLVTDHQMFALRFLHIPLPGRHPPSPCLSNGSPGSQSSSERSPRVTPRKASQAMNSLQSYYGLKTRNQNSIKREILEMALYKKEGSHYLEDGSLLGASPFSLCRKSRSLVKLDENHELSDSVPSTETREGDSDQLGKRIRRRQKSEADFCRTPEMLLENNTTSGGFSATAITGKCLALRPKAAANRIADVETGGLNPTPVGLGDSFMASDGSGVRKSSSTSNLQDHESSCSASIWSASKWSLKPDLQAFSTAAITKPIFDGLPKPMVGRRNKAALD